From a single Pseudopipra pipra isolate bDixPip1 chromosome 7, bDixPip1.hap1, whole genome shotgun sequence genomic region:
- the CXCR4 gene encoding C-X-C chemokine receptor type 4 — protein sequence MAQSMDSSLDSLDLSSGLFIEFSDNGTDEVGSGDYGDYKEPCFQHENADFNRIFLPTIYSIIFLTGIIGNGLVIIVMGYQKKQRSMTDKYRLHLSVADLLFVITLPFWSVDAAISWYFGNVLCKAVHVIYTVNLYSSVLILAFISLDRYLAIVHATNSQRPRKLLAEKVVYVGVWLPAVLLTVPDIIFASTTEVEGKYLCDRMYPNDNWLISFRFQHILVGLVLPGLIILTCYCIIISKLSHSKGHQKRKALKTTVILILAFFACWLPYYIGISIDTFILLGVIRHRCSLETIVHKWISITEALAFFHCCLNPILYAFLGAKFKTSAQNALTSVSRGSSLKILSKSKRGGHSSVSTESESSSFHSS from the exons ATGGCTCAGAGCATGGACAGCAGCCTCGACAGCCTGGAT ctgtcaTCTGGGTTATTCATCGAATTTTCTGATAATGGCACGGATGAGGTTGGTTCCGGTGACTATGGAGACTATAAAGAGCCGTGCTTCCAGCATGAGAATGCCGATTTCAACAGGATCTTCTTGCCAACCATCTACTCCATCATCTTCCTAACGGGAATAATCGGCAATGGATTGGTTATTATTGTTATGGGCTAccagaagaaacaaagaagcATGACTGATAAGTACAGGCTGCACCTCTCTGTGGCCGACCTCCTTTTCGTCATCACCTTGCCGTTCTGGTCCGTGGATGCGGCCATAAGCTGGTACTTTGGGAATGTCCTGTGCAAGGCGGTTCACGTCATTTACACAGTCAACCTCTACAGCAGCGTCCTGATCTTGGCCTTCATAAGTCTCGACCGTTACCTGGCCATAGTCCACGCCACCAACAGCCAGCGCCCGCGGAAGCTGCTGGCTGAGAAGGTGGTGTACGTGGGCGTGTGGCTGCCAGCTGTGCTCCTCACGGTGCCCGACATCATCTTCGCCAGCACCACGGAAGTGGAGGGGAAGTACCTGTGTGATCGCATGTACCCTAACGATAACTGGCTGATCTCCTTCAGGTTTCAGCACATCCTGGTAGGGCTGGTCTTGCCCGGTCTCATCATTCTGACTTGCTACTGTATCATCATATCCAAGCTGTCACACTCCAAGGGCCACCAGAAGCGCAAAGCCTTGAAGACCACGGTGATCCTCATCCTCGCCTTCTTTGCCTGCTGGCTGCCATATTACATTGGCATCAGCATCGACACCTTCATCCTGCTGGGAGTCATCCGCCATCGCTGCAGCTTGGAGACCATAGTGCACAAATGGATCTCCATTACGGAAGCCCTGGCGTTCTTCCACTGCTGCCTGAATCCAATCCTGTACGCCTTCCTGGGTGCCAAATTCAAAACATCAGCTCAGAATGCCTTGACATCAGTTAGCAGAGGATCCAGCCTCAAGATCCTCTCAAAAAGCAAACGTGGGGGACATTCTTCTGTTTCTACAGAGTCTGAGTCTTCAAGTTTCCATTCCAGCTAA